TCGTCGCGGCGATCGGCCCGCAGACGCAGCGCGACGCCGCCGAGCTCGGCCTGCGCGTCGACGTCGTGGCGCGCGAGCGCACCGCCGAGTCCCTCATCGACGCCGTCGTGACGGCGGCGACGGCGAACGCCTGACCTGTCGCTCGACGCTCGGGTCGCCGGTGCCGCACCGTAGGCTTGGTCGTGTGAGTCCCACGCCCGCTCCCCGCGACCGTCCGCGCCGTCTCCGCGCGACCCCCGCCATGCGGCGGCTCGTCTCCGAGACCCGGCTCGACCCCGCCGACCTCGTGCTCCCGATCTTCCTGCGCGAGGGCGCTGTGGCACCCCTGCCGATCGCCTCGATGCCGGGGGTCGTGCAGCACAGCCTCGAGAGCCTGCCGGGAGCGGTGACGGATGCCGCGGCGGCTGGACTCGGCGGTGTCATGCTCTTCGGCGTGCCCGAGCAGCGCGACGCCCGCGGCTCGGGCGCGACCGACCCCGAGGGCATCCTGAACCTCGCCACGCGAGTCGCCGCCGATGCGGCCGACGGGGCCCTCGTCGTGCAGACCGATCTCTGCCTCGACGAGTTCACCGATCACGGCCACTGCGGCGTGCTCGACATGCTCGGGCGGGTCGACAACGACGCCACGCTCGAGCGCTACCAGGAGATGGCGGTCGTGCAGGCGGCATCCGGATCCCAGCTCCTCGGCCTCTCGGGCATGATGGACGGCCAGGTCGCCGCGGTGCGCGAGGCGCTCGACGGCAGCGGGTTCGCCAACACGCCGATCCTCGCCTACTCGGCCAAGTACGCGTCGGCGTTCTACGGCCCGTTCCGCGACGCGATCGAGTCGACGCTCGAGGGCGACCGCCGCACCTACCAGCTCGACCCCGGTAACCGCCGTGAGGGGTTGCGTGAGGCGCTCATCGATATCGACGAGGGCGCCGACATCGTCATGGTCAAGCCCGCCGGCAGCTACCTCGACGTGCTCGCCGACATCTCGGCCGCGAGCGTCGTGCCCGTCTGGGCGTACCAGGTGTCGGGCGAGTACGCGATGGTCGAGGCCGCCGCAGCGCACGGCTGGATCGACCGCAAGCGCGCCGTGATCGAGACCGTGCGCGGCATCCGTCGCGCCGGCGCCGACGCCGTGCTCACGTACTGGGCCCTCGAACTGGCCGACTGGATCCGGAAGGGAGACCTCGCGTGAGCGACAGCGGTTTCGATACGCCTGCTTCGCTGGCTCCTCAGCCGCCGGATGTGACGAACGCCGGGCTCTTCGCCCGCGCCCAGGCCGCGATCCCCGGTGGCGTCAACTCGCCCGTGCGGGCGTTCCGCTCGGTCGGCGGCACGCCGCGCTTCCTCGTCTCGGCGCGTGGCCCCTACGTCACCGACGCCGAGGGCCGCGAGTACGTCGACCTCGTCGCCGGCTGGGGCCCCGCGATCCTCGGGCACGCCGACCCCAGGGTCGTCGAGGCGGTGACGGATGCCGCGGCGCGCGGTCTCTCGTTCGGCTCCTCCACGCCCGCCGAGACCGAACTCGCCGAGCTCGTCGAGGAGCGCATCGCTCCCGTCGAGAAACTCCGCCTCGTCTCGACGGGCACCGAGGCGACGATGAGCGCCATCCGCCTCGCTCGCGGATTCACCGGCCGCGACCTGCTCGTGAAGTTCTCCGGTCACTACCACGGCCACTCCGACGGCCTGCTCGCCGAGGCCGGCTCGGGCCTCGCGACCTTCGCGCTGCCCGGCTCGGCCGGAGTGCCCCGCGAGATCGCCGCGCTCACCCTCGTCGTGCCCTATAACGACCTCGACGCCCTGCGCGCCGTCTTCGCCGAGCACGGCGACCGCATCGCCGCCGTCATCACCGAAGCCGCTGCCGCGAACATGGGCGTCGTGCCGCCGCTTCCCGGCTTCAACCGCGCGCTCGTCGAGCTCGCCCATGCGCACGGCGCGCTCGTCATCTCCGACGAGGTGCTCACGGGCTTCCGCGTCTCGGCCGCCGGCTGGTGGGGCCTCGAGAACGGCACCGAATCCGCCTACACCCCCGACCTCCTGACCTTCGGCAAGGTCATCGGCGGCGGTATGCCCGTCGCGGCACTCGGCGGCCGCACCGAGATCATGGATCAGCTCGCGCCGCTCGGCCCGGTCTACCAAGCCGGCACCCTCTCGGGCAACCCCGTCGCGGTCGCGGCGGGCATCGCAACACTCAGGGCAGCGGATGCCGCGGTGTACGAGCATCTCGACGCGACGGCTGCGACCATCAGCGACGCCGTCTCCGCGGCGCTCACCGCAGAAGGCGTCGCGCACCGCGCGCAGCACGCCGGCAACCTCTTCAGCTTCGTGTTCGGAGAGGCGGTTGCCGGGGGAGTGCACGACTACGCCGGAGTGCTGCGCCAGGAGTCCTGGCGCTACTCCCCATTCTTCCACGCGATGCTCGAGGCGGGGGTCTCCCTGCCGCCGAGCGTGTTCGAGGCGTGGTTCGTCACGGCAGCGCACGACGAGGCCGCGATCGGCCGCGTGCTCGACGCGCTGCCGGGGGCGGCTCGCGCCGCGGCATCCGCTCGCTCTGCCTGATCGGGCCTGCGGCATCCGCTCATTGGAAGTAACCAGTTGAGATGGTGCCGCGAGGAATCGTGCATGAATCGTTTGCGGGTTTGTCGGGCATCGACACCACGGCGGGCCGTCGACTCGGGCAGGATGGAACCATGGCCCACCTCCGCGTGCACACCGACCGGATCGAGGTTCACCTCACTCCGGCCGAGAAGTCGCTCGCGCTGCGCGCCGATGACATCGTGGTGCAGCGTGACGACATCAAGTCGGCCACGATCACCGACGACCCGTGGATCTGGATCCGCGGCATCCGCGTGCGCGGCTCGGCGATTCCGCTCGTCGTCGCGGTGGGTGTCTGGAAATACCACGGCGGCAGCGATTTCGTGATCGCCAAGGGCAAGCGGCCCGCCGTCGTCATCGAGCTCGCCGCAGGCGAGTTCACGCGGCTCATCGTGAGCACCAATCACGCCGGTGCGCTCATCGACCGGCTGAAGCTCAACTCGCCGCCGTCGGCAGCACCCGCCGCCGAATCCGACGCCGAATCCGACTGAGCCGGCGCGTCGGCGCCCGCACGGCGGCCATCCGGCTCAGGCGAAGAGGAACAGCACGAAGCCGATGAGCGGCAGCGTGCCCTGGATGAGCGCGGGCTTCAGGTAGCCGCGCCCGGTCGTGATGAGCACCGCAGCGGCGAGCACCATGCACCCTGTCGTGAAGAGCACGAGCGCTTTCCCGACCGAGTCGGCTCCCGTCCAGAACAGGATGAGGCCGAGGGCCGCGCCGAGTCCGAGGAACAGGTTGTAGAAGCCCTGGTTGTAGGCCATGGGCTTCGTCACATCGGCGCTCGCCTGGTCGGCGACGCCGAACCGCTTCCACGTGGCGGGCTTCGCCCACAGCACGCTCTCGAGCAGGAAGATGTAGCCGTGCAGGAGCGCGGCGAGGGCGACGATGATGCTCGCGATGACGGCCATGCCGCGATCGTACGAGCGGCCCGATGCACTACTCCGGAGATACCGTGTGACACGCCGCGCGACTCGGTCGGCTCGCCGGCGCATCGGTGCGCGTCTCCGGAGTTGTGACGTCATCCGACGATCACGCCGCGAATCGCCGCGCGGCCGCCACGGTCGCGTCGATCGCCGTGCGGCGCGTGCCCTCGACATCGGCATTGACGACGGTCGGCCCGTACCGCACCTCGTGCACGTCGGCGATGCCGATGAACTCCAGCCAATCGCGGAAGAAGGTGGTCGTGAAGTCGGCGCCGAACGACGGAGGCCGCCCGTCGGCGTACACGCCGCTCGTGTAGACCACGAACGCCCGCTTTCCCTGCAGGAGGCCGCGGTAGCCGCGGTCGGGATCGAAGGCGAAGGTCCAGCCGGGCTGGGTGATCACGTCGACGAGCTGCTTCAGGGCGTACGGTACGCCGGCGTTCCAGAAGGGCACGTTGAAGACGTAGACGTCGGCCGCGGCGAACCGATCGAACACGGCGCGTGCATCCTCCCACGCACGGCGTTCCGCGACCGTCTGGTCCTGCCTGGCGAAGACCGCCATCTTCGCACCTGCAGCTACGGTGCCGAACTCTGGAAGCGATCCGTCGAAGACATCGAGCCGGTCGACGGTCAGGCCGTCGTCGGCCTCCTCGAGCTCGGTGATGAAGCGGGTGGCCAGCTCGAGCGAGCGGCTCGCGTCGCCACGGGCGGATGCGTTGACGTGCAGCAGGTGGGTCATGGGTTCCTTCGGCTGAGGGATGTCGGGCAGTCGGGCCGCGAGGCCGGAATGGATGTGGCTGCGCGGCGGTTTCGATACTCACAGCGCTGCGGCATCCGGAACAGCAGGCACTTCGAAGTGCCGTGGGGTGGTGAAGGTGCCGACCCCGACCGAGATCATGGAGGACGAGTGACCCTCACCGCCGACCAGAGGCGCGCCGTCGCGAAAGACGCCTACGCCGACTACCTGGCCGAGTGTCCCTCGCGCCAGGTGCTCGAGATCCTCGCCACGAAGTGGACGACGCTCGTGCTGCTCCAACTGTCGGAACAGCCGCTGCGCCACTCCGAGCTGCGCGCACGGATACCCGGTGCCAGCCAGAAGATGCTCACCGAGACGCTGCGGCTGCTCGAGCGCGACGGCATCGTCGGTCGCGAGGTGAAGCAGGTGTTCCCGGCGCACGTCGAGTACTCGCTCAGCGCGCTGGGCGAGAGCCTGATGCCGATCGTGTGGCACATGAAGGACTGGGCCGACGCGAACATGGCCGAGGTGAAGCACCGCCGGATGATCAGCGCCTCATGAGCTCCGCTCGACCGTGACGGGCAGGCCGAGGAATCGTTCGAGCTCGGCGACGGATGCCGCGAGCGAGCGCTCCTCGGCAGGCGAGAACGTGCGCCATGGCACGATGCGCACCACCGCACGCTTCGCGTTCACGACCGGCGCCCACCGGCCGCACATGACCCCGCCGATCATGAGCGCGTGCAGCGGGAACTCCGCGCCCACGGGGGCCGGGCGCTCCGGCGACTGGAGGTACGCGCGTGGCGCCGCGTAACCCATGATGTATTCGTCGTAGGCCTGCAGCAGGTCGACGCGGTCGGTGTCGCTCTCGGTCGCCGAGGCTGCCGCCGCGGCATCCGGCACCGCCGAGGCATCCAGCCAGTGGGTCTCACCGTCGACCTCGACCGTCGTGATGCGACCGTCGCTCCGGTCGGCGGCGTCGGCGAACGCCTGTCGTGCGTCGCCGAGCGTGAAGCCCGACCAGGCCGCGAAGTCGCGCTCGTTCGCCGGTCCGCGTGAGCCGATGAAGCGCTCGGCGAGCTCGGCGAGCGCCTCGTCGCGCGGCTTCGGCGCCGAGGCCGGCACTCGCTCGTCGAACGCCGCGTAGGTGCGCTGCCTGCCGACGTTCGCGCCGCTGATCGCCACGCGTTCGAGCTCGGCGAGCATGAGCAGGTAGCCGAAGGCGAGGCCCGCCATGGGCGACCCGGCCTCGTCGAGCGCCGCCGTCAGTTGCGCCCGGGTGCGGTGTCCGCCTTCGAGGGCGCGCGCCACGACGTCGAGGCCGCGAGCGGCCGCTTCACCCTCGAGACCGACACGGCGGTAGTACGTCGCGTTCAGCCGATGCACGCGCTCTGCCGAGAGCTCGAGCAACCACCTGGCATCCGAGGGGCTCACGAAATGCCACGTCGGGCGCAGCACGTGCGTGCGCAGGATCTCGCCGCGGTCGATCGAGGCGGCGACGGATGCCGCGTCGGGGCGGTGCTCGGAGCGCACGCGCGCTGCGAGGCCCCACTGGGCCGGCACGAACTCCTGCGACTGCACGGCGACGAAACGCTCGACGACCTCGGGCGCCGAGGCGGCAACCGGCTCGCGCACTCCTTGCACGCGGAGCCGCAGCTGCCGGAGCGTTGCCAGATCCACGCCTACGACACGTCCCCTCGCCAGGTGGTCGCCGCCCCGATGAACGTCGCGACGACGGCGATGCCGAGCAGTACGAGACCGCCCTGCCACCACTCGAGCGTCGCCGCGGTGCCGAGCGAGGCGATGTTGTAGAACGACGCCCCGACGAGGGCGTCGCTGGCGGCACCCGGCAGGAACTTGCCGATGTTCGCGGTGACGTCGTTGAGCGAGGCCGTGAACCGCAGGATCGGCTCGACGAACTGGGTGAACGCGATGACGATGACGATCGCGGCGACCTGGTTGGGCACGAGCGCGCCGAGCCCGACGCCGATCGCACCCCAGAGCGCCATCGCGAGTACGCCGCGTCCGATGAGCGCCCACGTGTCGGCGTCGTCGAGACCCGTGTCGAGGCCGAAGCCAGCGAGGGCCGCGGCCCCGGTGCCGACCGAGACGGCGAACGCGATCACGCCGAGCCCTGCACCCATCGCGAGCTGCGAGAGGAACTTCGCGGTGAGCACGGTGGTGCGGTGCGGCTCGGCGAGGAACGTGGGCGTGAGGGTCTTGTGCCGGAACTCGCCCGTGACGGCGAGGGCGCCGAGGAGCACCGGGAAGACGTAGCCGATCGACGTTGCGAAGCTGTAGACGAGCGGGGCGATGTCGAGTCCCGACGGGATGGTGGTGCCGCCGCCGGCGGAGGCCGCGGCATCCGGATTCTCACTCGCCCAGCCGAGGAAGGCGCCGAACCCGCCCGACATGAGGGCCACATAGCCGGCGAGCAGGAGGGCGAGCAGCCACCACATGCGAGTGGTGAAGACCTTCTGGAACTCTGAGGCGATCGCGCGGAGGAACGGCATCTACTGTTCACCCCCGCCGACGAGCGAGAGGAACGACTCTTCGAGCCCCGATTTCAACCGGTGCAGGGTGTTCAGCTCGACGCCGCCGAGGAACGCCGCGTGGCCGACGCGGCCTGGGTCGGGCTCGTTGACGATGAAGCCGTTGCGACCCTCGGTGTACTCGAGGCCGGCTTCGTCGAGCGCGGCGGAGAGCGCCTCCCGGTCGGGCGAGTCGGCGATCGTGCGCGGTGCCGCGGCGAGTTCGAGGCTCACGAGCGTGCCACTCTTCACGAGGCGGCCCTTCGAGATGATGATGACCTCGTCGACGCTCTGCTGCACCTCGCTCAGGAGGTGCGAGCTCACGAGCACCGTGCGGCCCTCGTGGGCGAGGTTCTGCAGGAAGCCGCGGATCCACTTGATGCCCTCGGGGTCGAGGCCGTTGATCGGCTCGTCGAGCACGAACACGCCAGGGTCGCCGAGCAGCGTGTACGCGAGCGCGAGTCGCTGGCGCATGCCGAGCGAGTAGCCACCGACCCGCCGGTCGGCGAACTCGGTCATGCCCACTTGCTCGAGCACCACCGGAACTCTCGCATTGGAGAGGCCCGTTGCAGTCGCGTAGACCTTGAGGTGATCGCGAGCCGTGCGCCCCGGATGGAAGTTCGCGTCGAGCGCGGCGCCGACCGTCTCGAGCGGCCGCGGCAGTGCCGAATAGGGCGTGCCGCCGAACGTCGCGGTGCCGGCGCTCGGATGCACGAGCCCGAGCAGCACGCGCAGCGTCGTGGTCTTGCCGGCGCCGTTCGGGCCGAGGAAACCGGTGACCCGGCCGGGTTGCACCGTGAACGTCAGGTCGTCGACCGCGACGACGTGCCCGAAGTGCTTGCTGAGACCGGTGATCTCGATGGGGATGCCGCTCTGCATGCGCTCTCCTCCTGTTGGGGGCGAGCATGGCCGCGCTGGTCGCACCCCCGCACGACCCGACGGCCGGAACCGCCATACGGCTCACCCTAGCGACCGCGGCCGGTTCGGGGCATCCCTCGCGCGGGGGATTCGCGCATGGGCCCAGATGGGTGGGCCCGTTGGGCGGCCAGGGCGTGCTCCTTTGCAGAACGCACTTGACCCTCGGGCCGCCCGAGGTCCCAAGATTGCCTTTGTGAGCGAATTGGACGCAATCGGGAAGTTCGGCAGACTTGCGGGACTCTCCATCCACACCTTGAGGCACTACGACGACATCGGTCTACTGGTGCCCGCGGATGTGAGCGACGGCGGGCAGCGGAGGTATGACCGCAGCCAACTCGAACGAGCGCGACGAATCCGCGCCCTTCGCTGGACCGGGCTTCCCCTCGACGAGATCGCGGTGGTGCTCGACGGCGGAGGCTCCGCCAGGGACGCCCTCGATCGACACCGAGATGCTCTCCGCCGTCGACAGAGCCGCGACGGCGATGCGATTCAACAAATCACCCGAATGATGGAGGGAAAACCCATGAACAGCACGCTCAACACCGCTCGACCTGTCCAGATCAAGCTGCTCGTCCGGGACGTGGACGAGGCTGCCGCCTTCTACGCCGACGCGTTCGGCTTCGATTGGCGGACCACGCAGAGAACTGACGACGAGGACTTCAACGGCTTCGTCTTCGGTTCCTGGGACCACCCCGACTTCTTCCTGATCCACCTCCAGACGGCGGACCAGCTCGGTGCCGTGGGACCCGCGACGTTCGGCATCACCGTCGACGATCTCGACGCTGCGCACGCGCGGGCGATCTCGGCGGGCGCCGAGGAGGTCCGCCCGCCACACGATCTTCAGGGCATGCCGCGATCGTCCGTGGTCAAGGACCCGGATGGGAACGTCGCGTGGCTCTATCAGGCGTAGGGCGAGTCTCGTGAACATTTGCTCCGGGTTCGCATCATGACGGCGTTAAGGTAGGTGCGATCGGGGCGCCGATGGGAAATGGCGCCGGCAATCGTCTGAGTACGGTCCGGTGAACGCGGGGCGCGCATCAAGGGAGAGCAACGAGATGAGACCACTTCGATACTCGATCAACGTCACGCTCGACGGCTGCTGCCATCACGAGGCAGGGCTCCCCCCGGACGAGGAGTCGATGCGCTACTGGACCGCTGAGATGGAGCGAGCCGATGCCCTGCTATTCGGCCGGGTGACCTACGAGATGATGGAGTCGGCGTGGCGGAAGCCGGCCACGGGCACGTGGCCTGACTGGATGGATGAGTGGGAGATCCCGTTCGCCGAGACCATCGACCGGGCGAAGAAGTACGTCGTGTCGAGCACGCTGAGCGGGGTCGATTGGAATGCCGAGCTGGTGCGAGGTGACTTGGGACCAGCGGTTCAACGGCTCAAGCAGGAGTCAGGCGAGGGCCTGTGGGTGGGTGGCGTGACGCTCCCCCTGGCGTTGGCAGATCTGGGACTGATCGACGAGTACGAGTTCGTTGTGCAGCCGGTCCTTGCCGGACACGGGCCGACGTTGCTCGCCGGCCTGCGCGAGCGCATCCAGCTCGAGCTCGTGGACCGCAATGAGTTCCGGTCGGGCGCGGTCGCCGTGCGATACCGGCCCACGCGAGTTACGGCTGCTGTGCTGCCCTAGTTGAGCGCGCGGATGCCGCTGGGCAGCACGCCCCCGGCATAGAGTTCGGCCGCGAGGTCCTGCAGGGCACCGAGCGCGACACGCTGCGTGGTGGGGCCGTACGACAACCGGGCGATGCCGAGCTCGGCGAGCCTCGCGGGAGTCGGGACGCCGGGCAGGCCGATGAGGCTCACTCGGTACGCACCGATGCCGTCGACGAGTTCGACCACCTCGTCTTCGCCGAAGATGCCGGGAACGAACACGCACGTCGCGCCCGCGTCGAGATAGGCGCGGCCGCGCTCGATCGCGTCGGCGATCCACACGTCTCGGGGGCGGTCACTGCCGCGGAGGAACGCGTCGGTGCGAGCGTTCAGTGCGAAGGGCACGCCCTCGGCGTCGGCGGCGGCGACCGCTCCCTCGACGGCGGCGACCGACTCGGCGAGCGGCTTGAGCTCGTCTTCGAGGTTCGCTCCCGCGATGCCCTCGCCGATCGCGCGGCGCACAGTCTCGGCGGGGTCGCCGTAGCCGGCTTCGAGGTCGGCGCTCACGGGCACGTCGACGGCCCGGGCGATGCGGCCCGCCATGTCGAGCATGATTTCGACCGGGATCTGTTCGCCGTCGGGGTAGCCGAACGTCGACGCGATCGAGTGGCTCGCCGTGGCGAGAGCGCGGGTCTCGGGGAGGCTGGCGACGGCTTTCGCGCTCACGACGTCCCACACGTTCACCACCTGGAGGAGCTCGGGGGCGGTGTGCAGGCGGCGAAGTTCGGCGGCGGTATCGGCGAGAGTCATCCGTTCAGCCTATGGGCGCTCAGCCGATGATTCACTCGACCTCTGGGCTTTCAGCCTTGACTCTCAGCCGAGCACGTCAGCGAGGCCGGCCAGGAGCCGCTCGACGTCGTCGTCGTCGCTGTAGGGCGCGAGTCCCATGCGCAGGCCGCCGCCATCGCCGAGCCCGAGGTGCCGCGAAGCCTCGAGCGCGTAGAAGTTGCCGCTCGGTGCGAGCACCTGCCGCGAGGCGAGCGCCGTCGTGAGAGCGGATGCCGCGTGGCCGTCGAACGTCGCGAGCAGCGTGGGCGTGCGGCGCGCCGCCCGCGACCAGGTCGTCGCGCCGGGCAGCGCCGAGATGCCCGCCTCGAGCCGTTCGAGCAGCGCGGACTCGTGCTCGCGCAGCGCCCCGTATGACGCGGCGAGGCGGTCGCGGCGGGAGCTCGCGGCATCCGTCGTCTCGGGGTCGAGGGAAGCGAGCACGTCGACGGCCGCCGTGACGCCCGCGAGCTGTTCGTAGGGGAGGGTGCCGAACTCGAATCGCTCGGGCACGACGTTCGTGGCCGGCAGCAGCTTGTCGGGTGAGATCGTGTCGAGCAGCTCGGGCCGGGCGGCGAGCACACCGCAATGCGGGCCGAGGAACTTGTAAGGCGAGCACGTGAAGAAGTCGGCGCCGAGCGCGGTGACGTCGGGCAGCTCATGTGCCGCATAGTGCACGCCGTCGACGAAGAGCAACGCCTCGGCGTCGTGCACCGCGGCCGCGATCGCGGGGATGTCGGGCATCGTGCCGATGAGGTTCGAGGCCGCCGTCACCGCGACCAAGCGAGTGCGATCGGAGAGTGCCGCCGTCACGGCATCCGTCGACAGCTCGCCCGTCGCCGGGTCGAAGTCGACCCAGCGCACCCTCGCCCCGGCCCGCTCGGCCGCGTGCACCCACGGCCGGATGTTCGCGTCGTGGTCGAGCCGCGTGACGACGACCTCGTCGCCCGGCCCCCACTCCCGCGAGAGGTGCCTGGAGAAGTCGTAGGTGAGCTGCGTGGCGCTGCGCCCGTGCACGATTCCGCGCGGGTGGCCGTTCACGAGGTCGGCCATCGCGAGCCGGAACCCGTGCACCGCCGCCTCGGCCCGCTCCTCGGACTCGCCGATCGTGCCTCGGTTCGAGAGCGGACCGGTGAGCACGGATGCCACGGCGTCGCCCACCAGCCGCGGAGTCTGCGTGCCGCCCGGTCCGTCGAAGTGCGCCCACCCGCTCTCGAGCGAGGGGAACTCCGAACGGATGCGCGACACGTCGTAGGCCATGCGGACGAGCCTAGAACAGGCGCCGGTTGCGTCGGAGGCCTCGGGTGCGAATGGGTGAGCGATAGCATGCAGACATGGGCGAGCCGGGCGCCGACACATCCGAGCCGCCGCCACCGCGGCGACTCTCGATCAACGCCGCCCTCGACGGATTCTTCTTCGTCTATGCCGGGCTCGCGGCGGTCTGGCTCGCTTGGCTCGTGCTCAGCGAGACGTTCGCGTTCGGCTGGTTCGGCATCGCGTTCTTCGTCGTGTTCTGGCTCGTGCTCGCCTACCTCGTGCTGCCGCGCCTGCACCGCATCCTCACGGCGATCTACGTGCCCGACTACTTCATCGGCCGGGCACGAACGAGCGACGGCCTGCTCGGCGATCCGGTGAACCTCGCGCTCGACGGCGACGAGGCATCCGTGCACGCCGCGATGCGGGCCGCCGCCTGGACTCGCGCCGACGACGTGACCCTCGCCTCGAGCTGGCGCATCGTAACCTCGACGATCACGCGCCGCAGCTACGACGAGGCGCCCGTGAGCCCGCTCTTCCTCTTCGGCCGACAGCAGGACTTCGCGTACCAGCAGGAGGTGCTGGGCAATCCCGCCAAGCGCCATCACGTGCGCTTCTGGCGCACCCCCGACGGCTGGCTCCTGCCGGGCGGGCGCAGGGTGGACTGGCTCGCGGCAGGCACGTTCGACCGCGCCGTCGGGTTCTCGCTCTTCACGCTGCAGGTCACGCACAAGATCGACGCCGACATCGACGTCGAGCGCGACCACATCGTGAGCACCGTGCTCGGCGCGAACCCCGACGCGCGCGTCGTCATCCTGCGTGACTTCTCGACCGGCTATCACTCGCGCAACGGCGGCGGCGACTCCGTGCGCACCGACGGCGACCTGCCGGTGCTCGACGTGAGTGACGTGCGTGAGTCGGGCGCCGTGGGCGCCGCTGCGATCGAGGCGTCGGATGAGTCGGATGCATCGGATGCCGCTCCTGAGCGCGTTCGCGTGGTGCCGGGGGTGAAGACGTCATGAGCGTCGAGAAGCGTCCGGCCTTCGAGCCCCCTGCCGTGCTCTTGGAGCGCGAGACCCCGCCGCCGCAGATGCGCCGACCGATCGCCACGTCGTTCGGCGCGGTGCTCGTGGTGCTTCGCGCGCTCGCGGGCGTGGTGTGGCTCATCGCGCTCGCCCTGGAGTGGGACCGCGTGGTCACCGAGGACCTCGACATCGAGCTCGAGCCGGGTACCGATGAGACCGCGGCATCCGCTGTCATCCTCACCGTGGTGCTCATCATCGGCGCGGTCATCCTGCTGGCCGTGCTCGCCATGGCCCTGCTCGTCTATCGCGGGAGCAACTGGGCCCGCATCACCGTCATGGTGTTCGCGACGATCAGCATCACGGTCGCGGCGATCGACTACTTCAGCGACGACGCCGAGATCACGCTGCGAACGACGCTGATCACCCTCTCGCTCGACATCCTCGTGCTGCTCGCACTCTCGAGCCACAACGCTCGCGTCTACGCCCGCCGTCCCCGGCCCCGCCGCGGTGGTGAGTAGCCAGCGAGCTTCGCGGGCTACTCAACCACCGCGAGGGAGTGCTCGGAGCACGGCGCGGGGGCGCACGCCTTGCACGCGACGAGTTGGACGCGGCACGCGGCATCCGTGCAATCGAACGTTCGACCCGCAGGCGAACCGCAGATCTCGCAGCGGCCGATGATCGCGGCGTGATCGCTGAAGTCGACCGCGCCGCGCGCGTCGAAGACGTAGAGCGAGCCGTCCCAGAGGCCGTCGTCGCCGTAGCGCTCGCCGTAGCGCGCGATGCCGCCGTCGAGCTGGTACACCTCGCCGAAGCCGCGACTCGTCATGAGGCTCGAGAGCACTTCGCAGCGCACGCCGCCGGTGCAGTACGTGACGACGGGCTTGCCCTTCAGCTCGTCGTACTTGCCCGAATCGAGCTCGGCCACGAAGTCGCGAGTCGTCGCGACGTCGGGCACGACTGCCCCGCGGAATCGCCCGATCGCCGCCTCGAGCGCGTTGCGCCCGTCGAAGAAGACCACCTCGTCGCCGCGTGCGGCCACGAGCTCGTGCAGCGCCTCGGGCGAGAGCTTCGTGCCGCCGCCCACGACGCCGCCGTCGTCGACCTCGAGCTCGCCGGGTGCGCCGAAGCTCACGATCTCGTCGCGAACCTTCACGCTGAGCTTCGGGAAGTCGAGGCTGCCGCTCTCGCCATCGAGGCCGGTGCCGCCGCTCCACTTGAAGTCGATGTCCTTGAATGCGGGGTAGTCGCGCGTGCTGCGCACGTAGCGCTTGAGCGCGTCGAGCTCGCCGCCGAGGGTGCCGTTCAGGCCGTCCTTCGAGATGAGGATGCGGCCGCGCAGGCCGAGCGAGTCGGCGAGGTCACGCTGCCACAACCGGATGGCGTC
The Agromyces albus DNA segment above includes these coding regions:
- a CDS encoding winged helix DNA-binding domain-containing protein, translating into MDLATLRQLRLRVQGVREPVAASAPEVVERFVAVQSQEFVPAQWGLAARVRSEHRPDAASVAASIDRGEILRTHVLRPTWHFVSPSDARWLLELSAERVHRLNATYYRRVGLEGEAAARGLDVVARALEGGHRTRAQLTAALDEAGSPMAGLAFGYLLMLAELERVAISGANVGRQRTYAAFDERVPASAPKPRDEALAELAERFIGSRGPANERDFAAWSGFTLGDARQAFADAADRSDGRITTVEVDGETHWLDASAVPDAAAAASATESDTDRVDLLQAYDEYIMGYAAPRAYLQSPERPAPVGAEFPLHALMIGGVMCGRWAPVVNAKRAVVRIVPWRTFSPAEERSLAASVAELERFLGLPVTVERSS
- a CDS encoding DUF1304 domain-containing protein, whose translation is MAVIASIIVALAALLHGYIFLLESVLWAKPATWKRFGVADQASADVTKPMAYNQGFYNLFLGLGAALGLILFWTGADSVGKALVLFTTGCMVLAAAVLITTGRGYLKPALIQGTLPLIGFVLFLFA
- a CDS encoding ABC transporter permease, with translation MPFLRAIASEFQKVFTTRMWWLLALLLAGYVALMSGGFGAFLGWASENPDAAASAGGGTTIPSGLDIAPLVYSFATSIGYVFPVLLGALAVTGEFRHKTLTPTFLAEPHRTTVLTAKFLSQLAMGAGLGVIAFAVSVGTGAAALAGFGLDTGLDDADTWALIGRGVLAMALWGAIGVGLGALVPNQVAAIVIVIAFTQFVEPILRFTASLNDVTANIGKFLPGAASDALVGASFYNIASLGTAATLEWWQGGLVLLGIAVVATFIGAATTWRGDVS
- a CDS encoding winged helix-turn-helix transcriptional regulator — its product is MTLTADQRRAVAKDAYADYLAECPSRQVLEILATKWTTLVLLQLSEQPLRHSELRARIPGASQKMLTETLRLLERDGIVGREVKQVFPAHVEYSLSALGESLMPIVWHMKDWADANMAEVKHRRMISAS
- a CDS encoding FMN-dependent NADH-azoreductase, whose amino-acid sequence is MTHLLHVNASARGDASRSLELATRFITELEEADDGLTVDRLDVFDGSLPEFGTVAAGAKMAVFARQDQTVAERRAWEDARAVFDRFAAADVYVFNVPFWNAGVPYALKQLVDVITQPGWTFAFDPDRGYRGLLQGKRAFVVYTSGVYADGRPPSFGADFTTTFFRDWLEFIGIADVHEVRYGPTVVNADVEGTRRTAIDATVAAARRFAA
- the hemL gene encoding glutamate-1-semialdehyde 2,1-aminomutase encodes the protein MTNAGLFARAQAAIPGGVNSPVRAFRSVGGTPRFLVSARGPYVTDAEGREYVDLVAGWGPAILGHADPRVVEAVTDAAARGLSFGSSTPAETELAELVEERIAPVEKLRLVSTGTEATMSAIRLARGFTGRDLLVKFSGHYHGHSDGLLAEAGSGLATFALPGSAGVPREIAALTLVVPYNDLDALRAVFAEHGDRIAAVITEAAAANMGVVPPLPGFNRALVELAHAHGALVISDEVLTGFRVSAAGWWGLENGTESAYTPDLLTFGKVIGGGMPVAALGGRTEIMDQLAPLGPVYQAGTLSGNPVAVAAGIATLRAADAAVYEHLDATAATISDAVSAALTAEGVAHRAQHAGNLFSFVFGEAVAGGVHDYAGVLRQESWRYSPFFHAMLEAGVSLPPSVFEAWFVTAAHDEAAIGRVLDALPGAARAAASARSA
- the hemB gene encoding porphobilinogen synthase; its protein translation is MSPTPAPRDRPRRLRATPAMRRLVSETRLDPADLVLPIFLREGAVAPLPIASMPGVVQHSLESLPGAVTDAAAAGLGGVMLFGVPEQRDARGSGATDPEGILNLATRVAADAADGALVVQTDLCLDEFTDHGHCGVLDMLGRVDNDATLERYQEMAVVQAASGSQLLGLSGMMDGQVAAVREALDGSGFANTPILAYSAKYASAFYGPFRDAIESTLEGDRRTYQLDPGNRREGLREALIDIDEGADIVMVKPAGSYLDVLADISAASVVPVWAYQVSGEYAMVEAAAAHGWIDRKRAVIETVRGIRRAGADAVLTYWALELADWIRKGDLA